One genomic window of Luteitalea pratensis includes the following:
- a CDS encoding DEAD/DEAH box helicase — MIGAEYLSASVLEALWTEAATAFRSELAESKTSVQAFLQSQNPAWHLVGRVHFNLAENRRDDDAPFAFLATYTTRLSTDARAQHLPLGRALSEYAGAANRSQLLSLLLPVQRAAAECPWLKAMVESGEIYHPLRWTPDEAFQLLTDTPRLETAGVIVRVPTGWRGNRPPRPRVTATVGGKPPSGLGTEALLDFKMGVSVDGEPLTKAEIEQLLAASNGLHLVRGRWVEIDRERLNRMLDEFRAVETAAAREGLSFGEAMRLLAGAHVPGDIVAATAPDWASVVAGPWLAKTLAGLRDPARLAQLDPGAALKATLRPYQQAGVRWLHLLSSLGLGACLADDMGLGKTMQVLALLLVMRARITPEETRRTSLLIAPASLLANWTAEIERFAPTLTAIIAHPSAMTSPELRALDRDRMAGVDLVITSYGSLLRVPALLAMPWRFAILDEAQAIKTPGARQTRAAKQIDARARIALSGTPVENRLGDLWSIFDFLNPGLLGSGKAFSTFTKRLSSQPHNPYAPLRALVRPYILRRLKTDKSVIADLPDKTEVRAFCSLTRKQAALYQQSVAELASELERAEGMKRRGVVLASLMRLKQICNHPSQWLGDGAWSEADSGKLARLREIAEVIAAKQEKVLVFTQFREATTPLAAFLESVFGRPGLVLHGETAVGKRQPLVKQFQEDERVPFFVISLKAGGAGLNLTAASHVVHFDRWWNPAVENQATDRAFRIGQAKNVLVHKFVCRGTVEERIDRLTDSKRQLSQDLLEGGGEMLLTEMKDDELLKLVALDLHTAFEE; from the coding sequence ATGATCGGCGCGGAGTATCTCTCGGCGTCGGTTCTCGAAGCCCTCTGGACCGAGGCCGCAACAGCGTTTCGATCCGAGCTCGCCGAATCGAAGACATCGGTCCAGGCATTTCTGCAGAGTCAGAACCCGGCATGGCATCTCGTTGGTCGCGTCCATTTCAATCTTGCCGAAAATCGCCGCGATGATGATGCGCCGTTCGCGTTTCTGGCGACCTATACGACCCGACTCTCGACGGACGCCAGGGCGCAGCACCTGCCGCTCGGCCGCGCGTTGAGCGAATACGCCGGCGCCGCCAACAGATCGCAATTGTTGTCGTTGCTCTTGCCGGTCCAGCGCGCCGCCGCCGAGTGTCCGTGGCTGAAGGCGATGGTCGAGTCGGGCGAGATCTATCACCCGCTGCGGTGGACGCCCGACGAGGCGTTTCAGCTGTTGACCGATACTCCACGTCTCGAGACCGCCGGCGTCATCGTGCGCGTCCCGACCGGCTGGCGCGGCAATCGTCCACCACGTCCTCGGGTGACGGCCACCGTCGGTGGGAAGCCGCCGTCGGGTCTCGGTACGGAGGCGCTGCTCGACTTCAAGATGGGCGTGTCCGTCGACGGCGAACCACTGACCAAGGCGGAGATCGAGCAACTGCTCGCTGCGTCGAACGGCCTTCACCTGGTGCGTGGACGCTGGGTCGAAATCGATCGTGAAAGACTCAACCGGATGCTCGACGAGTTCCGAGCAGTGGAGACGGCCGCCGCACGGGAGGGCCTCTCCTTCGGCGAAGCCATGCGACTTCTCGCCGGCGCGCACGTGCCAGGCGACATCGTTGCGGCCACCGCCCCGGACTGGGCATCCGTCGTCGCCGGGCCATGGCTGGCGAAGACGCTCGCCGGCCTTCGCGATCCGGCCCGACTGGCGCAACTGGATCCCGGCGCCGCACTGAAGGCGACGTTGCGCCCCTATCAGCAGGCCGGCGTGCGATGGCTGCATTTGCTCTCCAGCCTCGGCCTGGGCGCCTGCCTCGCGGATGACATGGGCCTCGGCAAGACGATGCAGGTGCTGGCGCTCTTGCTGGTGATGCGAGCGCGTATCACACCCGAGGAGACGCGGCGCACCAGCCTCCTAATTGCGCCAGCGTCGTTGCTGGCCAATTGGACTGCAGAGATCGAGCGCTTCGCGCCGACCCTGACCGCGATCATCGCGCATCCCTCGGCGATGACCAGCCCGGAACTCAGGGCGCTTGATCGTGACCGGATGGCCGGCGTGGATCTCGTCATCACGAGCTACGGATCGCTGCTGCGCGTGCCCGCATTGCTCGCCATGCCGTGGCGCTTCGCCATCCTAGACGAGGCACAGGCGATCAAGACGCCAGGCGCCAGGCAAACACGGGCCGCCAAGCAGATCGATGCGCGGGCGCGCATCGCGCTCAGCGGGACACCGGTGGAAAATCGCCTCGGCGATCTCTGGTCAATCTTCGACTTTCTCAACCCCGGCCTGCTGGGATCCGGAAAAGCGTTCTCGACGTTCACCAAACGCCTCTCATCACAACCCCACAACCCGTACGCACCGCTGCGCGCGCTCGTGCGTCCGTACATTCTTCGGCGCCTGAAGACCGATAAGTCGGTGATCGCCGACCTTCCGGACAAGACCGAGGTCAGGGCGTTTTGCTCCCTGACACGCAAGCAGGCAGCGCTCTATCAGCAATCGGTGGCCGAACTGGCGAGTGAGCTCGAGCGAGCCGAGGGGATGAAGCGTCGCGGCGTCGTGCTCGCGTCTCTGATGCGCCTCAAGCAGATCTGCAATCACCCGTCCCAATGGCTGGGCGATGGCGCGTGGAGCGAGGCCGACAGCGGCAAGCTGGCGAGACTGCGTGAGATCGCTGAGGTCATCGCGGCGAAGCAGGAGAAGGTGCTCGTGTTCACGCAGTTCCGCGAGGCGACCACGCCACTGGCCGCGTTCCTCGAATCGGTCTTCGGCCGCCCGGGCCTCGTCCTGCACGGTGAAACCGCGGTGGGCAAGCGACAGCCGCTCGTGAAGCAGTTCCAGGAGGATGAGCGTGTGCCGTTCTTCGTCATCTCGCTGAAGGCCGGCGGCGCCGGCCTCAACCTCACCGCCGCCTCACACGTCGTGCACTTCGATCGCTGGTGGAATCCGGCCGTCGAGAACCAGGCCACCGACCGTGCGTTCCGCATCGGTCAGGCGAAGAATGTGCTGGTGCACAAGTTCGTTTGCCGGGGGACCGTTGAAGAACGTATCGATCGGCTCACTGACTCCAAGCGCCAGCTCTCTCAGGATCTGCTCGAGGGCGGTGGCGAGATGCTGTTGACTGAAATGAAGGACGACGAGCTGTTGAAGCTCGTCGCGCTCGACCTCCACACCGCGTTCGAGGAGTGA
- a CDS encoding PIN domain-containing protein, whose product MYVLDTNAVSALMKGTTAVVERLVTTTPADVAVPQPVLAEIAFGIERLPRSKRRAALQSRFDLISAELPRAEWTDVVSQTFGRIKATLERRGTRIEDFDAAIAAHALALDATLVTANVDHMIRVPGLRVEDWS is encoded by the coding sequence ATGTACGTCCTGGACACCAACGCCGTGTCAGCGCTCATGAAAGGCACCACGGCAGTGGTCGAACGACTAGTGACAACCACACCGGCCGACGTCGCCGTACCGCAGCCGGTGCTTGCAGAGATCGCGTTTGGCATCGAGCGCTTGCCGCGGTCGAAGCGCCGGGCAGCGCTGCAGTCGCGCTTCGATCTCATCTCCGCAGAGCTCCCGCGAGCCGAGTGGACCGATGTCGTCAGCCAGACCTTCGGCCGCATCAAGGCGACCCTGGAACGTCGCGGAACGCGGATTGAGGATTTCGATGCCGCCATTGCGGCACATGCGCTCGCGCTCGATGCGACGCTCGTCACGGCCAACGTCGATCACATGATCCGAGTCCCCGGGCTGCGCGTCGAGGACTGGAGCTGA
- a CDS encoding ribbon-helix-helix protein, CopG family, producing MPTTVHIPDPLLKSVDRRAKALGISRNRLVVRALEEAVRVRSGWAPEFLERLRRVDRETSAAADELLNAVKQARRSKEPRDL from the coding sequence ATGCCGACCACGGTGCACATTCCCGATCCGTTGCTGAAGTCGGTGGACCGTCGCGCGAAGGCGCTCGGGATCAGTCGAAATCGTCTCGTCGTCCGCGCCCTGGAGGAGGCCGTTCGCGTGCGTTCGGGGTGGGCACCAGAATTTCTGGAGCGGTTGCGACGAGTGGATCGCGAGACGAGCGCGGCAGCCGACGAACTGCTCAACGCCGTGAAGCAGGCGCGGCGCTCGAAGGAGCCGCGCGACCTGTGA
- a CDS encoding cupin domain-containing protein — MDAFSEVLNGVRLKGAVFFRAEFSSPWRLSTPHCRVLTPALAPGAPHMLIYHFVVDGSARVCLDGEPEVDLSPGDIVVFPHGDPHRLSSGSGSNQIDPAALLEKVATRDLSPMRAGGGGATTGFVCGYLTCDPLLCGPILEAEPACVLQAKKGHAR; from the coding sequence ATGGACGCGTTCTCCGAGGTGTTGAACGGCGTGCGGTTGAAGGGGGCGGTGTTCTTCAGGGCGGAGTTCTCGTCGCCCTGGCGGCTCTCGACGCCCCACTGTCGCGTCCTGACCCCAGCGCTGGCACCCGGCGCGCCGCACATGTTGATCTACCACTTCGTCGTGGATGGGTCAGCGCGCGTGTGCCTGGACGGCGAGCCCGAGGTCGATCTGTCGCCTGGCGACATCGTGGTATTCCCGCATGGCGATCCGCATCGCTTGAGCAGCGGTTCTGGATCGAACCAGATCGATCCTGCTGCGCTCCTGGAGAAAGTCGCGACCCGCGACCTGTCGCCGATGCGCGCCGGTGGCGGTGGCGCGACGACAGGCTTCGTGTGTGGGTACCTGACGTGCGACCCGCTCCTCTGCGGTCCGATCCTCGAGGCGGAACCCGCGTGTGTCCTCCAGGCGAAGAAGGGGCATGCCAGGTGA
- a CDS encoding SGNH/GDSL hydrolase family protein, producing the protein MRRRAFGVRLVGGLIGCLGAGTPVGAQDTAAEPTWARNARAIHGSFTGPPGTLALFGDSITESLAFWAPLAEERKPAPPNIEAAFARVKARLRPECWSEWRGEAFGNASKTTVAWARQNVDRWLETLKPEVALIMFGSNDLPDRDQRGYRIALVAVAEACIKRGTVPIVSTVPPRSGLAAEAAAFSQNVRVVARELDVPLIDYHAEILARRPLDWDGTTAAAPGGDPYEVLTLISGDGVHPSNPARYFKDYSDEALRISGFGLRTAQALLVYDAVISVINAAGRLKQV; encoded by the coding sequence ATGCGGAGGCGAGCGTTCGGTGTGCGTCTCGTGGGCGGCCTTATCGGATGCCTTGGAGCCGGCACGCCCGTCGGCGCGCAGGACACCGCGGCCGAGCCGACATGGGCTCGCAACGCCCGAGCGATTCACGGCTCCTTTACCGGGCCGCCGGGGACGCTTGCACTCTTCGGCGACTCCATCACGGAGTCGCTCGCCTTCTGGGCCCCCCTGGCGGAGGAGCGCAAGCCGGCCCCGCCGAACATCGAGGCAGCCTTCGCACGAGTCAAGGCACGGCTTCGACCCGAGTGCTGGAGCGAGTGGCGAGGTGAGGCCTTTGGCAATGCCTCGAAGACCACCGTTGCCTGGGCGCGGCAGAACGTCGACCGCTGGCTGGAGACGTTGAAACCGGAAGTCGCGTTGATCATGTTTGGCAGCAACGATCTCCCCGACCGCGACCAGCGTGGTTACCGGATAGCGCTCGTGGCAGTCGCCGAGGCGTGCATCAAGCGAGGAACTGTCCCGATTGTCAGCACCGTGCCGCCTCGAAGCGGCCTCGCGGCGGAGGCGGCCGCCTTCTCGCAGAATGTGCGCGTGGTAGCCAGGGAACTCGACGTCCCGTTGATCGACTACCACGCGGAGATACTCGCGAGACGTCCGCTCGACTGGGATGGCACGACCGCTGCTGCGCCCGGCGGTGACCCCTACGAGGTACTGACCCTGATTTCCGGTGACGGCGTGCACCCGAGCAATCCGGCCAGGTACTTCAAGGACTACTCGGACGAGGCGCTCCGGATCTCCGGATTCGGCCTCAGGACGGCGCAGGCACTGTTGGTGTACGACGCGGTGATCTCGGTGATCAACGCGGCCGGCCGACTCAAACAGGTTTAG
- a CDS encoding TolC family protein: MSASRIFEAHEREAHILVAVVVATLCVALPASAQSPLSLADAIARAKAHNPDAGTAAAAEREAVDRVTQARGGYFPKVDVAESWQRGNHPVFAFSSLLAQRQFTAADLALDAINHPDATDNFRAAVSVEQSLFDRTTSANVRAASIGQDMAATGRRLVDHDLTAAVTDAFGGVLIAAATVRSEAAAIETARADRELAGNRRDAGRVTDADVLQLDVQLARTLERQVQASSDERIARARLNQLMGEPLNAMFSLDLTPTAIAIDVTNHDGLEAEALTNRPEVALARQKEHLAAATVDAAKAAFLPQVAAQGVWELNGGAWKARSSSWVAGAVVRINLFHGLADNARLADAREAATRCALERVKAETMARLDVQIAIARLEAARASEAVGRAAADQARESRRIIRDRYESGLTDAAMLLRSADAVEQADAQQIAARVNVLTATATLQRAVGRP, encoded by the coding sequence ATGAGCGCCAGCCGCATCTTCGAGGCCCACGAACGCGAGGCTCACATCCTCGTTGCCGTCGTTGTTGCCACGCTGTGTGTGGCGCTGCCGGCCTCTGCGCAGTCGCCGCTGTCGCTTGCGGACGCAATCGCGCGCGCGAAGGCGCACAACCCCGACGCCGGGACGGCAGCAGCAGCCGAGCGGGAAGCGGTCGACCGCGTGACCCAGGCCCGCGGCGGCTACTTCCCGAAGGTGGACGTTGCGGAATCCTGGCAGCGCGGCAACCACCCGGTGTTCGCGTTCAGCTCGTTGCTCGCGCAGCGGCAGTTCACCGCGGCCGACCTCGCTCTTGATGCGATCAATCACCCCGACGCCACCGACAACTTCCGCGCGGCAGTCTCCGTCGAGCAGTCGCTGTTCGATCGCACCACGTCGGCCAACGTCCGAGCCGCGTCGATCGGGCAGGACATGGCAGCCACCGGCAGGCGGCTGGTCGACCACGACCTGACGGCGGCAGTGACCGACGCGTTCGGCGGCGTCCTCATCGCCGCCGCGACTGTCCGTTCGGAAGCGGCCGCGATCGAGACCGCTCGGGCAGACCGTGAACTGGCCGGCAACCGCCGCGACGCCGGTCGCGTGACCGACGCCGATGTCCTGCAGCTGGATGTCCAACTCGCACGCACTCTCGAACGGCAGGTGCAGGCATCGTCGGACGAACGCATCGCGCGCGCCCGTCTGAATCAACTGATGGGCGAGCCCCTGAACGCAATGTTCTCACTCGACCTTACGCCAACGGCAATCGCCATCGACGTCACCAATCACGACGGCCTCGAAGCGGAAGCATTGACGAACAGGCCCGAAGTCGCGCTCGCCAGGCAGAAGGAACATCTGGCGGCTGCAACGGTAGACGCGGCGAAGGCCGCGTTCCTGCCGCAGGTGGCTGCGCAAGGCGTGTGGGAACTGAACGGCGGCGCGTGGAAGGCGCGGTCCTCGAGTTGGGTAGCTGGCGCCGTCGTCCGGATCAACCTGTTCCATGGTCTTGCCGACAATGCACGGCTCGCCGATGCGCGTGAGGCGGCGACGCGTTGCGCACTCGAAAGGGTCAAGGCCGAGACCATGGCGCGGCTCGATGTGCAGATTGCGATTGCCCGCCTCGAGGCCGCGCGTGCCAGCGAAGCGGTAGGACGGGCGGCCGCCGATCAGGCACGAGAGAGCCGCCGCATCATCCGGGACCGCTACGAGAGCGGCCTCACGGATGCCGCCATGCTGCTTCGCTCGGCCGACGCCGTCGAACAGGCCGATGCCCAACAAATCGCTGCGCGCGTGAACGTGCTCACGGCGACGGCGACCCTGCAACGAGCGGTAGGAAGGCCATGA
- a CDS encoding carbonic anhydrase: MSTYVCQLVRRLATTIAAATTVAVVACSAPAERPMEPAAQTAPRDATTRPSVAPVAGDPVWHYEADEGPSRWGALSPKFRACSEGRAQSPIDLADATPVEAAATLKMRFPAAKLQIAHHEHVADGINNGHTIQVNYAGGDTLTMGGQAYGLVQYHFHNPSEHTLKGRHFPMEMHMVHTSAGGRLAVVGVLIEQGAHNHAFDPIWNNLPTQKGLETHYPHVNVDVDDLLPSSRTSYRYEGSLTTPPCTEGVQWIVMTMPIQLSADQIRAFTAIIHDNFRPTQPLNGRPVVTEPVVLASTTLP; encoded by the coding sequence ATGTCGACGTACGTCTGTCAGTTGGTCCGACGCCTGGCCACGACGATCGCGGCCGCCACGACGGTCGCCGTCGTGGCGTGCAGCGCGCCCGCGGAGCGGCCGATGGAGCCGGCTGCGCAGACCGCGCCGCGAGATGCCACGACGAGGCCGTCGGTGGCGCCTGTTGCCGGCGATCCCGTCTGGCACTACGAGGCCGACGAGGGCCCGAGCCGGTGGGGTGCGCTCAGCCCGAAATTCAGAGCATGCAGCGAAGGACGAGCGCAATCGCCCATAGATCTCGCTGACGCGACGCCGGTCGAGGCGGCGGCGACCTTGAAGATGCGCTTCCCTGCGGCCAAGCTCCAGATCGCGCATCACGAACACGTGGCCGACGGCATCAACAACGGACACACGATCCAGGTCAACTACGCCGGTGGCGACACGCTGACCATGGGCGGCCAGGCGTATGGCCTGGTGCAGTACCACTTCCACAACCCGAGCGAGCACACCCTGAAGGGCCGGCACTTCCCGATGGAGATGCACATGGTGCACACGTCGGCAGGTGGCAGGCTCGCTGTCGTCGGCGTCCTCATCGAGCAGGGCGCGCACAATCACGCCTTCGACCCGATTTGGAACAATCTGCCGACGCAGAAGGGTCTGGAGACCCACTACCCGCATGTGAATGTCGACGTGGATGACTTGCTGCCGAGCAGTCGCACGTCGTATCGCTACGAGGGCTCGCTGACCACACCGCCATGCACGGAAGGCGTCCAGTGGATCGTGATGACGATGCCGATCCAGCTCTCGGCGGATCAGATTCGTGCCTTCACCGCCATCATCCACGACAACTTCCGGCCGACGCAGCCGCTCAACGGCCGCCCCGTCGTCACCGAGCCGGTCGTGCTGGCGTCTACTACCCTCCCGTGA